Proteins found in one Malassezia vespertilionis chromosome 5, complete sequence genomic segment:
- a CDS encoding uncharacterized protein (COG:S; EggNog:ENOG503NWR4) has product MDLRVEVYIPGSVQTYMVNPRGERFATNPEMWQETYLSAVLRAIMYSDDANYKLAGYRKLDPVPTMEDEVRFLLAAENLFFKGWQLGSDPEIQVATVVHNHLSAGILKYFGDSGRYEQAVNLFEKLWAREPDVSALVSKAYLGMNQEVKAVQIMHRALQENPHNYVLLHVQADFLRSKGQLEWAIKLAKQAVDCAPSEYVTWARLADYYVDAGEWAAALFTLNSCPMFTYNDRDLHRLPQAARTHFPIRKLAAQSKLLNEESANDNKVDPALLRLPAPALRGTFANAYGILTKLASKIGWDVLLKCRSEVFVMEEEYRTQTTEKENNQFAAPSEPQQAASSRENGELSLDPIGKKDGKNKTSDHWLSFTQKRLCERWLDNLFMVLYEDLRVYTIWRAELAHYRSQSIPIHKSATDWEILGELSLRLHHVDEACDAFLQCVTQKFSPRAYQRLLEHCTEVGNIEQSLSMAMYLTAYNYRWYADCIFPGTIAKHIFQIIREEGLGKVSNTLISMNPSPAMLNLMQRYFAYAQEFRIEGSNM; this is encoded by the coding sequence ATGGATTTGCGCGTGGAAGTGTATATTCCCGGCAGTGTGCAGACGTATATGGTTAATCCTCGGGGCGAACGCTTTGCGACGAATCCAGAGATGTGGCAAGAAACATATCTATCCGCTGTCTTACGTGCAATCATGTACTCGGACGATGCAAATTACAAGCTCGCAGGATACAGAAAATTGGACCCGGTCCCAACGATGGAGGACGAAGTCCGTTTCCTGCTTGCTGCTGAAAATTTGTTCTTTAAGGGATGGCAACTGGGAAGCGACCCGGAGATTCAAGTCGCCACCGTCGTGCACAACCATCTTTCAGCTGGAATCTTGAAATACTTTGGCGATTCTGGGCGGTACGAACAGGCGGTCAATCTGTTCGAGAAGCTCTGGGCGCGTGAGCCGGACGTTTCTGCACTGGTCTCAAAAGCTTACCTTGGCATGAACCAAGAGGTTAAAGCCGTGCAGATCATGCACCGTGCTCTCCAGGAGAATCCACACAATTATGTACTGCTGCATGTCCAAGCTGACTTTTTACGGAGCAAGGGTCAGCTGGAATGGGCAATTAAGCTGGCAAAACAGGCTGTGGACTGCGCCCCAAGCGAGTATGTAACTTGGGCTAGGTTGGCCGACTACTATGTGGACGCTGGAGAAtgggctgcagcgctgttCACTTTGAATTCTTGTCCCATGTTCACGTACAACGATCGCGATTTGCACCGATTGCCGCAGGCTGCGCGGACACACTTCCCTATCCGGAaacttgcggcgcagagcaaGCTATTAAACGAGGAAAGTGCGAATGATAACAAAGTGGATCCTGCGCTGTTGCGTCTTCCTGcacctgcgctgcgcggaaCATTTGCAAATGCGTATGGAATTCTTACCAAACTAGCGAGCAAGATTGGTTGGGACGTACTGCTCAAATGCAGATCAGAGGTATTTGTGATGGAGGAAGAATACCGCACTCAGACTACGGAAAAAGAAAACAACCAATTCGCCGCACCTTCGGAACCACAGCAAGCGGCAAGCAGCCGGGAAAACGGAGAGCTTTCCCTTGATCCAATTGGTAAGAAGGATGGAAAGAACAAGACATCCGACCACTGGCTGTCTTTCACTCAAAAGCGACTGTGCGAACGATGGCTCGACAACTTGTTCATGGTGCTCTATGAAGACTTGCGCGTATACACAatttggcgcgcggaacTTGCGCATTACCGCTCGCAATCGATACCGATCCATAAGTCCGCCACGGACTGGGAGATCCTTGGCGAGCTATCCCTGCGTTTGCACCATGTCGATGAAGCGTGTGATGCATTTTTGCAATGCGTTACCCAAAAATTCAGCCCGAGAGCGTATCAACGTCTTCTGGAGCATTGCACTGAAGTTGGGAACATCGAGCAGAGTCTCTCCATGGCCATGTATCTCACTGCATATAACTACCGGTGGTACGCCGATTGTATATTCCCGGGAACCATTGCAAAGCATATATTTCAAATCATACGAGAAGAAGGCTTAGGGAAAGTATCTAATACGCTGATCTCCATGAACCCTTCCCCGGCAATGCTCAACCTGATGCAGCGGTATTTTGCGTACGCACAAGAATTCCGCATTGAGGGCTCCAATATGTAA
- the CRC1 gene encoding carnitine transporter (EggNog:ENOG503NTYD; COG:C), with protein MADDAASEGVPLQKEPTGFASAAKSFVSGGFGGVCAILVGHPFDLIKTRLQTAPPGTYTNAMDVVKKTIAADGARGLYRGMGPPLIGVTPIFALSFLSYDMGKQLVFAATPNRKSKELSLGELAFAGFFSAIPTVLVAGPAERVKVLLQLQGQSSSGPAYNGPLDVVRQLYKEGGLRSIFKGTGATLARDGPGSAAYFVAYEAAKRALTPKNSDPSNLNIGTTITAGGLAGMAMWSIAIPPDVIKSRFQGAPEGTYKSFLDCARRTVGADGIGALFKGFGPAMARAFPANAAVFVGVEMSFKMMDRFF; from the coding sequence ATGGCAGACGATGCTGCATCAGAGGGAGTCCCCCTCCAAAAGGAACCTACCGGCTTTGCTTCAGCGGCCAAATCATTTGTTTCCGGTGGTTTTGGTGGTGTGTGCGCCATTCTTGTCGGTCATCCTTTCGACCTAATCAAAACGCGTCTCCAGACTGCCCCGCCGGGCACATACACCAACGCAATGGATGTTGTGAAAAAGACAATCGCTGCCGATGGCGCTAGGGGTCTTTACCGTGGTATGGGACCACCTTTGATTGGTGTCACGCCCATCTTTGCACTCTCGTTTTTGTCCTACGACATGGGTAAGCAGCTGGTCTTCGCCGCTACGCCCAACCGCAAGAGCAAAGAGCTTtcgctcggcgagcttgcgTTTGCCGGTTTCTTCAGTGCCATCCCCACCGTGCTTGTCGCTGGCCCCGCCGAACGTGTCAAGGTTCTACTGCAGCTCCAGGGCCAAAGCAGTAGCGGCCCCGCGTACAACGGTCCCCTCGACGTTGTCCGCCAGCTTTACAAGGAGGGCGGTCTGCGCTCCATTTTCAAGGGCACTGGTgcgacgctcgcgcgtGATGGTCCCGGAAGTGCTGCGTACTTTGTGGCCTACGAGGCtgccaaacgcgcgctcACGCCCAAGAACTCGGACCCTAGCAACCTGAACATTGGTACGACCATTACCGCCGGAGGTCTTGCGGGTATGGCCATGTGGAGTATTGCAATTCCTCCGGACGTGATCAAGTCGCGCTTCCAGGGTGCTCCCGAAGGTACCTACAAGAGCTTCCTTGactgtgcgcgccgcacagtTGGTGCCGACGGCATCGGCGCCCTTTTCAAGGGCTTTGGCCCTGCGATGGCGCGTGCCTTCCCTGCAAATGCCGCAGTGTTCGTCGGTGTGGAGATGTCCTTCAAAATGATGGACCGTTTCTTTTAA